A genomic region of Brevibacillus sp. JNUCC-41 contains the following coding sequences:
- a CDS encoding BlaI/MecI/CopY family transcriptional regulator yields MNIKNFKYDEVGLNRFFGPLEANIMEYLWDNDEQSIKSVQQSLELDKPINFNTVMTVMNRLVEKGILEKRVEGRLSLFRPVQTKAEFLEEQSKKLTENLLDEFGGAVISHMLDAMKDADQSLIEKLEQKIQALKKDKL; encoded by the coding sequence ATGAATATTAAAAATTTTAAATATGATGAAGTTGGACTGAATCGTTTCTTTGGTCCATTGGAAGCTAATATCATGGAGTATTTATGGGATAATGATGAACAGAGCATTAAATCTGTTCAGCAATCATTGGAACTTGACAAACCTATCAATTTCAACACAGTAATGACCGTCATGAATCGATTAGTAGAAAAAGGCATTCTTGAAAAGAGGGTTGAGGGGAGACTTTCATTATTTCGCCCGGTGCAGACCAAAGCGGAGTTTTTAGAAGAGCAGTCAAAGAAGCTGACTGAGAATTTGCTGGATGAATTTGGTGGGGCGGTCATAAGCCATATGCTGGATGCCATGAAAGACGCTGACCAAAGCTTGATTGAAAAATTGGAACAAAAAATCCAAGCGTTAAAAAAGGATAAATTATAA
- a CDS encoding NAD(P)H-binding protein has product MTNKTALVLGATGLVGTQLVKELGNSKIYSEIHLLTRSEMKFTDPKCIGHVVDLDNLSEYDNLFKVSDVFICLGTTIKKAKSKEAFRKVDYDYVIEAAKMAKTANAEKLLVITAMGANSKSKFFYSRVKGDVEGTLKYLELNTVHIFRPSLLLGERQEFRAGEKISGLISTFAKYVFVGPVRPYRAINANKVAAAMYAAAQTTAKGYHFYNSDEIEKLAQSETIYQ; this is encoded by the coding sequence ATGACTAATAAGACGGCATTGGTTTTAGGGGCTACAGGTTTGGTCGGCACCCAGTTGGTGAAAGAGCTAGGCAACAGCAAAATCTATAGTGAAATCCATCTGCTGACTAGAAGCGAAATGAAATTCACTGATCCCAAGTGCATAGGACATGTGGTGGATTTAGATAATTTATCCGAGTATGACAATTTGTTCAAAGTCAGCGATGTATTCATTTGTTTGGGTACTACGATCAAAAAGGCTAAATCGAAGGAAGCTTTTCGCAAAGTGGATTATGACTATGTTATCGAAGCAGCTAAAATGGCAAAGACAGCGAATGCTGAAAAATTACTCGTCATAACAGCAATGGGAGCCAATTCAAAATCAAAGTTTTTTTACAGTCGTGTAAAGGGCGATGTAGAAGGAACACTAAAATACCTGGAATTGAATACTGTACATATATTCCGCCCTTCCTTATTACTTGGAGAACGCCAGGAATTCAGGGCAGGTGAAAAGATTTCCGGGCTGATAAGTACTTTTGCTAAATATGTCTTTGTGGGTCCTGTACGTCCATATCGTGCAATAAATGCAAACAAAGTAGCTGCTGCAATGTACGCTGCGGCCCAAACGACGGCAAAAGGATATCATTTTTATAATTCTGATGAAATAGAGAAACTTGCACAAAGTGAAACTATTTATCAGTGA
- a CDS encoding histidine phosphatase family protein: MTTICLVRHGQTDWNALGKLQGQTDIPLNELGKIQARQCGEFLSKNDWDVIISSPLKRARETADIISHHIEVPVIEKMEFIEKNFGVAEGMTGAERESAFVNKEYPGQENRESLRKRLMNGLQEIQKMYPGKKVILVAHGAVIHFILRLMSNESIVSNEMRLFNACLSTIRFEVDSWIIDDFNQVNHLS; the protein is encoded by the coding sequence ATTACTACTATTTGTTTAGTGCGGCATGGTCAAACAGATTGGAATGCACTAGGGAAACTGCAGGGGCAGACTGATATTCCTTTAAATGAACTCGGAAAGATACAGGCACGGCAATGTGGTGAATTTTTGTCAAAAAATGATTGGGATGTAATTATTTCAAGCCCTCTAAAAAGGGCAAGGGAAACGGCAGATATCATTTCGCATCATATTGAAGTCCCGGTTATTGAAAAAATGGAATTCATTGAAAAGAATTTTGGCGTCGCTGAAGGAATGACGGGAGCTGAAAGGGAGTCCGCATTCGTGAATAAAGAATATCCTGGTCAAGAAAATCGGGAATCTTTACGAAAAAGGCTGATGAATGGCCTCCAGGAAATTCAGAAGATGTATCCTGGGAAGAAAGTAATACTTGTTGCACATGGTGCCGTCATTCATTTTATTTTACGTTTGATGTCAAACGAGTCAATCGTATCCAACGAAATGCGATTGTTCAATGCATGTTTGAGTACGATTAGATTTGAAGTCGACTCTTGGATAATTGATGATTTCAATCAAGTAAATCATTTATCTTAG
- a CDS encoding n-acetylglutamate synthase, with protein MMFNYDGRIFKAKVNSENGEVSESTSFHYSQEGSILTASYQGGEIVKGTLIGLVNLDGTLEFRYNHINEKGEIRGGSCLSTPEMLPDGRIRLHEKWKWSDLEQTEGHSIIEEVKK; from the coding sequence ATGATGTTTAATTATGATGGTCGGATATTCAAAGCTAAAGTCAATTCTGAAAATGGAGAAGTGTCAGAAAGTACTTCCTTCCACTATTCACAAGAAGGCTCAATTCTCACAGCAAGTTATCAGGGCGGAGAGATTGTTAAAGGGACATTAATAGGGCTTGTCAATCTGGATGGAACTCTGGAATTCAGGTATAATCATATCAATGAAAAAGGGGAAATTAGAGGAGGCAGCTGTCTTTCCACCCCTGAAATGTTGCCTGATGGAAGGATACGTTTGCATGAAAAATGGAAATGGTCAGATCTCGAACAGACTGAAGGACATTCCATCATTGAAGAAGTGAAAAAATAA
- a CDS encoding DUF2179 domain-containing protein: MKEILLILLLQLIYVPIYTLRTIFLVKNITILASILGIAEMLIYVFGLSLVFGGDQSILAMVVYAVGFGIGIIFGTKIEQKLAIGFINVTVNTQTKNEHLVDTLRNNGFGVTLYTGEGRDSNRYRMEILTKRNREQELIATVEKFEPKAFIISYEPRYFKGGFLLDRLKNKAS; encoded by the coding sequence GTGAAAGAAATACTTCTGATTCTACTATTACAACTTATTTATGTACCGATTTATACGTTGCGAACCATTTTCTTAGTAAAAAATATTACCATACTTGCCTCGATACTTGGTATAGCAGAAATGTTAATATACGTTTTTGGTTTATCCCTAGTATTTGGCGGTGACCAAAGCATACTCGCCATGGTTGTATATGCAGTCGGTTTTGGAATCGGAATAATTTTTGGTACGAAAATTGAGCAAAAACTTGCCATCGGTTTTATTAATGTAACCGTTAATACTCAAACCAAAAATGAACATTTGGTAGATACACTAAGGAACAACGGATTCGGTGTAACTCTTTATACGGGCGAGGGCAGGGATAGCAACCGTTATAGAATGGAAATTTTGACAAAACGCAATCGGGAACAAGAACTGATAGCAACCGTTGAAAAGTTTGAACCAAAGGCTTTCATCATTTCATATGAACCACGTTATTTTAAAGGTGGGTTTTTATTGGACCGGTTGAAAAATAAAGCAAGCTGA
- a CDS encoding HNH endonuclease has translation MKGTCELCDRDEIERTIHHLTPRELGGSHLPIAHLCKSCHKQIHALYSNRELAFRLNTVLLLKDDEALKKYLKWIKKQPVTRVVKIRKSKTK, from the coding sequence ATGAAAGGTACTTGTGAGCTTTGTGACAGGGATGAGATAGAACGGACCATCCATCATTTAACACCTAGAGAATTAGGCGGCAGCCATTTACCCATTGCCCATCTCTGTAAATCTTGTCACAAACAGATTCACGCCCTGTATTCAAACCGAGAGCTGGCTTTCCGACTGAATACCGTGTTATTGCTGAAAGATGATGAAGCATTAAAAAAATACTTAAAGTGGATTAAAAAACAACCAGTAACGAGGGTTGTGAAGATTAGAAAATCAAAAACGAAATAA
- a CDS encoding cytosolic protein — MNTFIVGFHQEDNVDSMQVQKLTSAEFEKSTSRGFRRLFELDTNIGYFVFFDAEDDEGDLSHLVLQYEEDSQDPSDCYSFTKNDFYEFMALYLQGMDEVEVENEEDDDNEEYGPIHHLAHLMFHIVEEGKSVKP, encoded by the coding sequence ATGAACACATTTATCGTGGGCTTTCATCAGGAAGATAATGTAGACAGCATGCAAGTGCAAAAATTGACGTCGGCTGAGTTTGAAAAATCAACATCACGCGGTTTTCGCAGATTATTTGAACTGGATACAAATATCGGCTATTTCGTTTTTTTTGATGCTGAAGATGATGAGGGTGATTTATCTCATCTAGTTTTACAGTATGAAGAAGATAGTCAGGATCCAAGTGATTGTTATTCCTTTACTAAAAATGATTTTTATGAGTTCATGGCACTTTATTTACAAGGGATGGATGAAGTGGAAGTGGAGAATGAAGAAGATGATGACAATGAAGAGTATGGACCAATCCACCATCTTGCCCATTTGATGTTTCATATTGTTGAAGAAGGAAAATCCGTAAAGCCATAA
- a CDS encoding exodeoxyribonuclease III: MKLVSWNVNGIRACVKKGFLDYFKEVDADIFCLQETKLQEGQISLELEGYHQYWNYALKKGYSGTAIFTKEKPLSVKYGVGELNEEPEGRIITLEFEKFYMVNVYTPNAKRDLSRLNYRLEWEDEMINYLKELDLVKPVIFCGDLNVAHSELDLKNPKTNIGNSGFTIEERGKMTELLNAGFIDTFRHFYPDREGAYSWWSYMAKVRERNIGWRIDYFIVSKRLADSLIEANIHCDVMGSDHCPVVLEANL; the protein is encoded by the coding sequence ATGAAATTGGTTTCCTGGAATGTGAATGGAATAAGGGCTTGCGTAAAAAAAGGATTTTTAGATTACTTTAAAGAAGTGGATGCAGATATTTTTTGCCTTCAAGAAACTAAGCTACAAGAAGGGCAGATTTCACTTGAGTTGGAAGGGTACCATCAATATTGGAATTATGCATTGAAAAAAGGATATTCTGGCACAGCCATTTTCACGAAGGAAAAACCGCTTTCCGTGAAATATGGCGTAGGGGAGCTGAACGAGGAGCCGGAAGGCAGGATCATAACACTGGAATTTGAGAAATTTTATATGGTGAATGTTTATACACCCAATGCAAAAAGGGATTTATCCAGGCTGAATTACCGTCTCGAATGGGAAGATGAGATGATAAATTATCTAAAGGAACTGGACTTAGTAAAGCCGGTTATCTTTTGTGGGGACCTTAATGTCGCACATTCTGAGCTGGATTTAAAAAACCCAAAAACCAATATTGGGAATTCCGGTTTCACTATTGAAGAGCGTGGAAAGATGACTGAATTACTTAATGCAGGGTTTATCGATACTTTTCGCCATTTTTATCCGGACCGGGAAGGTGCCTATAGTTGGTGGTCATATATGGCTAAAGTGAGAGAGCGGAATATCGGGTGGAGAATCGATTATTTCATTGTGTCAAAACGTTTGGCAGATTCCTTAATAGAGGCTAACATTCACTGCGATGTCATGGGCAGCGATCATTGCCCGGTTGTCTTGGAAGCGAATCTCTAA
- the cls gene encoding cardiolipin synthase has protein sequence MKRRRMEFVFLFILIASIYMILFTQVSFDVKLFFIGLYILVMFITIFSLMLENRFAHETLLWMYVLLFFPVFGYVFYLFSGQLYLKGYLFRSKRKKDREEWKSLVSQVSSPDLSFLNNHQQSFAAFAKNASETIISTSSQTEVLKNGNETFTEIIKQLKKAEKFIHIEYYIFRSDRLGTEIIDILIEKAKNGVEVLFIFDAAGSLSLSNNEVKRMQNAGIKAYPFSPLKHGFFNQKFNFRNHRKIIIIDGEVGFVGGLNVGEEYLGRNKNIGFWRDTHMVLKGEAVFMLHTVFLLDWEYVSGEDVLQERPDFKNKGDQGDGAVQVVASGPDTQQGIMSDYYFSLITNATESIWIASPYFVPNQAIKAAIKHAAIKGIQVRVMVPAVNDGFLTQYGSRSYFGELLQFGVEVYLYKKGFLHQKLIIVDGDMASIGTANMDMRSFHLNFEVNVFLMGSHSIEDLIIHYKEDMMDSDKLDPIGYNKRGLLERSKESFARLFSNVL, from the coding sequence ATGAAAAGAAGAAGAATGGAATTTGTATTTTTATTTATTTTAATTGCTTCAATCTATATGATCCTGTTCACTCAAGTAAGCTTCGACGTGAAGCTATTTTTTATTGGATTATATATTTTGGTCATGTTTATTACCATATTTTCACTCATGCTTGAAAATAGATTTGCCCACGAGACCCTTTTGTGGATGTATGTGCTTTTGTTTTTTCCTGTATTTGGCTATGTATTTTATTTATTCTCAGGTCAGCTCTATTTAAAGGGGTATTTATTTCGAAGTAAAAGGAAAAAAGATCGTGAAGAATGGAAGAGCCTTGTCTCACAGGTATCATCTCCAGATTTATCATTCTTGAATAATCATCAGCAATCATTCGCGGCTTTTGCCAAAAATGCTTCTGAGACCATCATTAGTACTTCATCGCAAACGGAAGTATTGAAAAATGGTAACGAAACGTTTACAGAAATCATAAAACAGTTAAAAAAAGCTGAGAAATTCATCCATATTGAATATTATATTTTTCGGTCCGACAGGCTTGGTACTGAAATTATAGATATACTTATTGAAAAAGCAAAAAATGGTGTGGAAGTTTTATTCATTTTTGATGCTGCCGGAAGTTTAAGCCTTTCAAACAATGAAGTTAAAAGGATGCAAAATGCCGGGATAAAAGCATATCCATTTTCGCCACTGAAACACGGATTTTTCAATCAAAAGTTTAATTTTAGGAATCACCGTAAAATCATCATCATAGATGGGGAAGTTGGCTTTGTTGGAGGTTTAAACGTAGGGGAGGAATATTTAGGACGAAATAAAAACATTGGTTTTTGGAGAGATACACATATGGTACTTAAAGGTGAAGCGGTATTTATGCTTCATACTGTTTTCCTTTTGGATTGGGAATATGTCAGCGGGGAAGATGTATTGCAAGAACGTCCAGATTTCAAGAATAAAGGGGACCAAGGGGATGGAGCCGTTCAGGTGGTAGCAAGCGGACCTGATACACAACAGGGAATCATGAGTGATTATTACTTTTCACTTATCACAAACGCGACTGAATCAATCTGGATTGCAAGTCCATACTTCGTACCAAATCAAGCGATTAAGGCAGCCATAAAACATGCGGCAATTAAGGGGATACAAGTTAGGGTTATGGTTCCGGCAGTAAATGATGGGTTTTTAACCCAATATGGGAGTCGCTCCTATTTCGGGGAGCTGCTTCAATTCGGTGTAGAGGTATACTTGTATAAAAAGGGTTTTCTACATCAGAAACTGATTATCGTTGATGGTGATATGGCTTCCATAGGAACGGCAAATATGGATATGAGAAGTTTTCATCTGAATTTTGAAGTCAATGTCTTTCTTATGGGCAGCCATTCCATTGAAGATCTCATCATTCATTACAAAGAGGATATGATGGATAGTGACAAATTAGATCCCATCGGGTATAACAAGCGTGGTTTACTGGAGCGTTCAAAAGAATCATTTGCCAGATTGTTTTCGAATGTACTCTAA
- the glgA gene encoding glycogen synthase GlgA — MNVVFAASECAPFIKTGGLGDVIGALPKALKKQGVHVSVILPKYGDLPDQFKQELEHMTSIEVPVGWRQQFCGIEKLVANGITYYFLDNEYYFKRHGSYGFFDDGERFAFFSRAILEALPYLGEKPDVIHCHDWQTALVSVLLKAHYSNHPFYQDIKTIFTIHNLRYQGVYPKVVLAELLDLSELYFNIDGLEFHGNVSYLKGGLAFSNIVTTVSPSYAEEIQSPYFGENLDGFLRKRNGDLKGIINGIDYEEYNPAADEHIAVPFDSYEGKMENKRLLQESLGLPVNEGVPVISMVTRLVDQKGIDLILHVFHEMMNQGVQFILLGTGDEQYESAFRHLADQYPNQVSVNTYFDEGLARRIYAGSDLFLMPSQFEPCGIGQLLALRYGTLPLVRETGGLRDTVIPYNQFTGEGNGFSFTNYNAHDMLHTIEQSVGLYKFQPKRWRKMAENAMKLDFSWKSSSLKYIELYESLIPVLK, encoded by the coding sequence ATGAATGTTGTATTTGCTGCTTCAGAATGCGCCCCTTTTATAAAAACGGGAGGGCTCGGAGACGTTATAGGAGCGCTCCCGAAAGCGCTGAAAAAACAGGGAGTCCATGTAAGTGTCATTCTTCCTAAATATGGGGATCTTCCTGACCAATTCAAACAGGAATTGGAACATATGACGAGTATTGAAGTTCCTGTTGGTTGGCGCCAGCAATTCTGCGGCATCGAAAAACTTGTTGCTAATGGAATTACATATTATTTCCTGGATAATGAATATTATTTCAAAAGACATGGTAGTTATGGTTTCTTTGATGATGGCGAGAGGTTCGCCTTCTTTTCCCGTGCAATTTTAGAGGCTTTACCCTATTTAGGAGAAAAGCCGGATGTCATACACTGTCATGATTGGCAAACGGCCCTTGTCAGCGTTTTGCTGAAAGCTCATTATAGTAACCATCCATTCTATCAAGATATTAAAACGATATTTACTATACATAATTTACGCTATCAAGGAGTTTATCCTAAAGTTGTTTTAGCTGAATTACTCGATTTGAGTGAGTTATATTTTAATATCGATGGTCTTGAATTTCATGGAAATGTAAGTTATTTGAAAGGCGGCCTAGCTTTTTCTAACATTGTCACAACTGTAAGCCCAAGTTATGCGGAAGAAATTCAAAGTCCTTATTTCGGAGAAAATCTCGATGGTTTTTTACGTAAGAGAAATGGTGACCTTAAAGGGATTATCAACGGAATCGATTATGAAGAATATAATCCGGCGGCAGATGAACATATTGCTGTTCCATTCGATTCCTATGAGGGTAAGATGGAGAATAAGCGTCTGCTACAGGAATCGTTAGGCCTTCCTGTAAATGAGGGGGTCCCGGTTATATCGATGGTAACCAGGCTTGTTGATCAAAAAGGAATTGATCTTATTCTCCATGTTTTTCATGAAATGATGAACCAAGGAGTTCAATTCATTCTCTTAGGTACGGGTGATGAGCAATATGAATCGGCATTTCGCCATTTAGCTGACCAATATCCAAATCAGGTTTCAGTCAATACATACTTTGATGAGGGTTTAGCAAGACGGATATATGCAGGTTCTGATTTATTCCTGATGCCGTCACAATTCGAACCATGTGGTATCGGCCAGCTTTTGGCGTTGCGTTATGGTACACTGCCTCTAGTGAGGGAAACTGGTGGACTTCGGGATACTGTCATACCGTATAATCAATTTACTGGTGAAGGCAATGGCTTCAGTTTTACGAATTATAATGCACACGATATGCTGCATACAATTGAGCAATCTGTTGGTCTGTACAAATTCCAGCCGAAAAGGTGGCGGAAAATGGCCGAAAATGCAATGAAGTTAGACTTCAGTTGGAAATCATCTTCCTTAAAGTATATTGAGCTGTATGAAAGTTTGATTCCTGTCTTGAAGTGA
- the glgD gene encoding glucose-1-phosphate adenylyltransferase subunit GlgD has product MENVLGIINLINERQHLKDLTAHRNVASVPFGGRYRLIDFTMSNLINADVSKVAVFPKEKYLSVMDHLGSGKEWNLARRSGGLYILPPIHPDETVTGDMKQFHDHLSFFERAVADTVIISPGSHVCKLDFNEVLDYHKKQKADITVVYKDYVGELIEKPIYHTCSVNKDEDITDISFYTIPRPGDHVCLETFVISKALLVNLIKSCVASGEYDFLKDAVKANLHRFTVKGYNFTGDMPFIHSIESFHSSNMNFLNPSVIRSFFGDTWDVYTKIKHEAPTKYSSSSKVANSLIANGCDIEGTVENSILFRGVKVKKGAIIRNSIIMQKGVIEEGAIVENVITDKEVRITSEKSVIGLKQPTVIKKAEVI; this is encoded by the coding sequence ATGGAAAATGTGTTGGGTATTATTAACTTAATCAATGAAAGACAACATTTAAAAGATCTGACTGCTCACCGAAATGTAGCATCTGTGCCATTTGGTGGACGCTACCGTTTGATTGACTTTACGATGTCGAATCTCATTAATGCAGATGTATCAAAAGTAGCCGTTTTCCCAAAAGAAAAGTATCTTTCTGTTATGGATCATCTTGGCTCAGGTAAAGAATGGAACTTGGCTCGGCGTTCAGGAGGCTTATACATCTTGCCCCCTATCCATCCGGATGAAACGGTAACGGGTGATATGAAACAATTTCATGATCATCTCAGCTTTTTCGAACGTGCAGTGGCAGATACTGTCATCATTTCTCCTGGAAGCCATGTATGCAAATTGGATTTTAATGAAGTGCTTGATTATCACAAAAAACAAAAAGCGGATATCACGGTCGTATATAAGGATTATGTAGGGGAATTGATTGAAAAACCAATCTATCACACATGCTCGGTAAATAAGGATGAAGACATTACGGACATTAGCTTTTATACCATCCCTAGACCTGGTGACCATGTTTGTCTAGAAACCTTCGTCATAAGTAAAGCGCTATTGGTGAACTTAATCAAAAGCTGTGTTGCCAGTGGGGAATACGACTTTTTGAAAGACGCTGTGAAAGCAAACCTTCATCGCTTTACAGTCAAAGGCTATAATTTTACTGGAGATATGCCATTCATCCATTCCATTGAAAGCTTTCATTCCAGTAATATGAATTTCCTGAACCCTTCAGTAATCCGTTCTTTCTTCGGGGATACTTGGGATGTTTATACAAAAATCAAACATGAGGCACCAACCAAATATTCAAGTTCTTCGAAGGTTGCCAATTCATTAATAGCCAATGGTTGTGATATTGAAGGGACTGTCGAAAACAGTATACTCTTCCGGGGGGTAAAGGTGAAAAAGGGTGCGATTATAAGAAATAGCATCATTATGCAAAAAGGCGTGATTGAAGAAGGAGCCATCGTTGAAAATGTCATAACTGATAAAGAAGTGAGAATTACTAGTGAAAAATCAGTTATTGGTTTAAAACAGCCTACTGTAATAAAAAAAGCGGAAGTAATTTAA
- a CDS encoding glucose-1-phosphate adenylyltransferase, with product MGAKKWIAMLLAGGQGSRLGELTIGLAKPAVPFGGKYRIIDFPLSNCTHSGIDTVGVLTQYQPLILNDYVGNGKAWDLDLDVGGVSVLPPYQGKEGGEWYKGTANAVYQNIQYIDNYDPEHVLILSGDHIYKMDYSKMLDYHIEKNAEATIAVIQVPWQEASRFGIMNTNDDDKVTQFDEKPKYPKSNLASMGVYLFKWKTLRRYLINDEKDENSSNDFGSNIIPKMLEDRKKLYAYRFNDYWKDVGTVESLWQAHMDLLEDTPNFQLDDQQWKIFARNANHPPQYISPDAEASQSLINEGCMIHGKIEHSVLSYNVQVGYGSTIKDSVIMPNVTIGENVHIERSIIASNCVIEDGAVVGNSAITSDITLIGENQTIINPNKKKITLN from the coding sequence ATGGGAGCGAAAAAATGGATAGCAATGTTATTGGCAGGAGGCCAGGGTTCAAGGTTAGGTGAATTGACAATCGGTTTGGCAAAACCAGCTGTTCCCTTTGGCGGTAAATATAGAATCATCGATTTTCCATTAAGTAACTGCACTCATTCTGGTATTGATACGGTTGGGGTACTAACCCAATACCAGCCATTGATTCTAAATGATTATGTTGGTAATGGCAAAGCTTGGGACCTTGATCTGGATGTTGGCGGAGTTTCCGTACTTCCCCCTTATCAAGGGAAAGAAGGCGGGGAATGGTATAAAGGGACGGCAAATGCTGTTTATCAAAATATCCAATATATTGATAACTATGATCCGGAACATGTACTGATTCTCTCGGGTGACCATATTTATAAGATGGATTACAGTAAGATGCTGGATTATCACATCGAAAAAAATGCAGAGGCAACCATAGCTGTCATTCAAGTACCGTGGCAGGAAGCAAGTCGTTTCGGAATCATGAATACCAATGATGATGATAAAGTCACTCAATTCGATGAAAAACCAAAGTATCCAAAAAGTAATCTCGCTTCAATGGGAGTTTACCTTTTCAAGTGGAAAACCCTAAGAAGGTATTTAATAAATGATGAAAAGGATGAAAATTCCTCCAATGATTTCGGCAGCAACATCATTCCAAAGATGCTTGAAGACCGAAAAAAGCTATATGCCTATCGTTTCAATGATTATTGGAAAGATGTCGGAACGGTCGAAAGCCTTTGGCAGGCACATATGGACTTATTGGAGGATACGCCAAATTTCCAGTTGGATGATCAGCAATGGAAAATTTTTGCCCGCAATGCGAATCATCCGCCGCAGTATATATCACCGGATGCCGAGGCCAGTCAGTCGCTTATCAATGAAGGGTGCATGATACACGGGAAAATTGAACATTCGGTTTTATCCTATAATGTACAGGTAGGCTATGGGTCAACCATAAAAGATTCAGTCATCATGCCTAATGTCACGATTGGTGAAAACGTTCATATAGAAAGAAGCATCATAGCCTCAAATTGTGTTATAGAAGATGGTGCCGTAGTTGGCAATTCAGCGATTACATCCGATATTACCTTAATTGGTGAAAATCAAACCATTATCAATCCAAACAAAAAAAAGATCACTCTTAATTAG